One window of Deltaproteobacteria bacterium genomic DNA carries:
- a CDS encoding TerB family tellurite resistance protein, translating to MADNPFLEVIRVWAGLAWADGRLAVQEAQAMRKLIGMADMPDADRDAALSYLDGPVPFDAGSLATLDRSAREGIYRAAVRLAMVDREFAPDERTFLDRLRDGLALDVETAASIEAAERLPS from the coding sequence ATGGCAGACAACCCGTTTCTCGAGGTGATCCGCGTGTGGGCCGGCCTCGCGTGGGCCGACGGGCGGCTGGCGGTGCAGGAGGCGCAGGCGATGCGCAAGCTGATCGGTATGGCCGACATGCCCGACGCCGATCGCGATGCCGCGCTCTCATACCTGGACGGTCCGGTGCCGTTCGACGCGGGGAGCCTTGCGACGCTGGATCGCTCCGCCCGCGAAGGCATCTATCGCGCCGCGGTGAGGCTGGCGATGGTCGACCGCGAGTTCGCGCCGGACGAGCGGACCTTTTTGGACCGGTTGCGCGACGGGCTCGCGCTGGACGTCGAGACGGCTGCGTCGATCGAGGCGGCCGAGCGGCTGCCGAGCTGA
- the cyaY gene encoding iron donor protein CyaY: protein MDETRFDQLGRAELRAIEDAFEDVDPDDVEVSSSDGVLTLELRDGVKVVINTHRAARQIWMAAVASAWKFDYDDATGRWRTAAGDDLRDTIRRLVAERVGVEVPL, encoded by the coding sequence ATGGACGAGACCAGGTTCGACCAGTTGGGGCGCGCGGAGTTGCGGGCGATCGAGGACGCCTTCGAGGACGTGGATCCGGATGATGTCGAGGTGTCGTCTTCCGACGGCGTGCTCACGCTCGAACTGCGCGACGGCGTCAAAGTCGTGATCAACACGCACCGGGCGGCACGGCAGATCTGGATGGCCGCGGTGGCCAGCGCGTGGAAGTTCGACTACGACGACGCGACCGGCCGGTGGCGGACGGCGGCCGGCGACGACCTGCGCGACACGATTCGCCGCCTGGTCGCCGAGCGCGTCGGCGTCGAGGTGCCGCTTTAG